The proteins below are encoded in one region of Thermithiobacillus plumbiphilus:
- a CDS encoding MerR family transcriptional regulator, whose translation MEIPERNKAALPPIPAKLYFSIGEAADLCGVKAHVLRYWEQEFPVLSPVKRRGNRRYYREADILLARQIRDLLYNQGFTIQGARDRLQADSLSQGTQSARMPDLAAVRRQLQEILDLCRS comes from the coding sequence ATGGAGATTCCGGAGAGGAATAAGGCCGCCCTGCCGCCGATACCTGCCAAACTCTACTTCAGCATTGGCGAGGCGGCGGATCTGTGCGGCGTCAAGGCGCATGTACTTCGTTACTGGGAACAGGAATTCCCGGTGCTTTCACCCGTGAAGCGCCGCGGCAACCGGCGTTATTACAGGGAAGCCGATATTCTTCTTGCCCGCCAGATCCGGGACTTGTTGTACAATCAGGGATTTACGATCCAGGGCGCCCGTGATCGTCTGCAGGCAGACTCCCTCTCCCAGGGGACGCAATCCGCGCGGATGCCGGACCTGGCGGCCGTTCGCCGTCAGTTGCAGGAAATCCTGGACCTGTGCCGCTCATGA
- a CDS encoding YfjI family protein encodes MSVSSMSYDEIRARLAPNEEPTNGEDWPEALPLRREMPEGDPYPLDVLPGVLKGAATRMHESIQAPLALIGQSILGGAVLAVQGHANVSIDGRRFPLSLFLGTIAESGERKTACDNAALAPHRKREKDLKDELGLERADYDAEHAAWKKAREEALSASKNKTREAKAQAIKALGPEPLAPIDPMMIAQEPTYEGLVKSLADGWPSMGLFSDEGGQFLGGHAMNADNLVKTATGLSDLWQGNPIRRTRSGDGSFVLYGRRVSLHLMFQPVLLDLLFGNAILGGQGFNARILAAYPASTIGTRLYRAIDLNQDPVMLRYFAHMMQILETPLPWEDPQDLRRGLKQREIVLAPDAMAAWIRFHDHMERLSAPGAALEPIKAHAAKAAEQAARLAGILAMTENLDTGVISKSAMHAGIKLIQFYVNEALRLHQGRADDPDIVLAEKVLAWGQARGGRFGATELYQFGPNAIRDSKTALRILNLLADHGLARTLPDGCVIDGKSYKHAWEVRP; translated from the coding sequence ATGAGTGTCAGCAGCATGAGCTATGACGAGATCCGGGCACGCTTGGCACCCAACGAGGAACCGACCAATGGCGAGGACTGGCCGGAGGCCCTGCCCCTGCGCCGAGAGATGCCCGAGGGCGACCCTTATCCCCTGGACGTGCTGCCCGGCGTGCTCAAGGGCGCGGCCACGCGAATGCATGAGAGCATCCAGGCCCCGCTTGCCCTGATTGGCCAGTCCATCCTGGGCGGCGCCGTGCTGGCGGTACAGGGGCACGCCAATGTAAGCATCGATGGCCGGCGATTTCCCCTTTCCCTGTTCCTGGGCACCATTGCCGAGTCCGGCGAGCGCAAGACCGCCTGTGATAATGCGGCGCTGGCGCCACACCGAAAGCGCGAAAAGGACCTGAAAGACGAGCTCGGACTTGAGCGGGCAGACTATGACGCGGAGCATGCGGCCTGGAAAAAGGCCCGTGAGGAAGCCTTGTCAGCCAGCAAGAACAAGACCCGCGAAGCCAAGGCCCAAGCAATCAAGGCCCTTGGTCCGGAGCCCCTGGCGCCGATTGATCCGATGATGATTGCCCAAGAGCCGACCTATGAAGGGCTGGTGAAGTCGCTGGCGGATGGCTGGCCATCGATGGGACTGTTCTCGGATGAGGGCGGCCAGTTCCTGGGCGGGCACGCCATGAATGCCGACAACCTCGTCAAGACCGCTACCGGGCTTTCTGATCTATGGCAGGGCAATCCGATACGGCGCACCCGAAGCGGAGATGGCAGCTTTGTCCTGTATGGCCGGCGCGTGTCGCTGCATCTGATGTTCCAGCCGGTCCTGCTGGATCTGCTGTTTGGCAATGCCATCCTGGGGGGACAGGGTTTCAATGCCCGTATCCTGGCAGCCTATCCAGCTTCCACCATCGGCACCCGCCTATATCGCGCCATCGATCTGAACCAGGATCCCGTGATGCTGCGCTACTTCGCGCACATGATGCAGATCCTGGAAACGCCTTTGCCCTGGGAAGATCCCCAAGACCTGCGCCGTGGCCTGAAACAACGCGAGATTGTCCTGGCGCCTGATGCCATGGCGGCATGGATTCGCTTCCATGACCACATGGAGCGACTGAGCGCACCGGGCGCGGCCCTGGAGCCGATCAAGGCCCATGCGGCCAAGGCAGCCGAGCAGGCGGCCCGGCTGGCCGGCATCCTGGCCATGACAGAGAACCTGGATACCGGCGTGATCAGCAAATCCGCCATGCATGCGGGTATCAAGCTGATCCAGTTCTACGTCAATGAGGCCCTGCGGCTGCATCAGGGACGGGCAGATGATCCGGATATAGTCTTGGCGGAAAAGGTACTGGCCTGGGGACAGGCGCGGGGCGGACGCTTCGGGGCAACAGAGCTGTATCAGTTCGGCCCCAATGCCATCCGCGACAGTAAAACCGCTCTGCGGATCCTGAATCTTTTGGCTGACCACGGCCTGGCGCGGACCCTACCCGATGGCTGCGTCATCGATGGCAAGTCCTACAAGCACGCCTGGGAGGTCCGGCCATGA